A window of the Isosphaera pallida ATCC 43644 genome harbors these coding sequences:
- a CDS encoding restriction endonuclease, whose protein sequence is MSLFASDLEPAPDDSTSKPSASNPPDESPLDSACGSISPESSSCLGPRCAALILDWLRRHAAGAAAAELELPSVPRWPRAADPAALQGVAVKPPHDAAVNGGRQAWLFSPRGYREEAAVLADADELDAAFDHLDYAVFRRFTNTLTRAERIRLDNSIDNALFKIERFLTKRAPDDPSSDPSWKRFEAIRAEVIHRRNEVEQLRIQARRAEEKLARLANLTPEAFEEFVAEVFECLGFQTRAVGGADDQGVDLVLERQGLRAIVQCKYRGKGVVGSPEVQKLLGAVHRTGSHKGYFVTTSTFTLAAERLAADQPLELIDGPRLTELIRQALGPGATREPEPPWF, encoded by the coding sequence GTGAGTCTTTTTGCCTCGGATCTTGAACCCGCGCCGGACGACTCCACGTCCAAACCGTCCGCCTCCAACCCACCCGACGAATCGCCGTTGGACTCGGCTTGCGGGTCGATCTCCCCCGAATCGTCATCCTGCCTGGGACCGCGGTGCGCGGCTCTCATCCTGGACTGGTTGCGTCGTCACGCCGCCGGCGCGGCTGCGGCGGAACTGGAACTCCCGTCGGTTCCACGCTGGCCACGCGCCGCCGACCCCGCGGCCCTCCAAGGCGTCGCGGTCAAACCGCCCCACGATGCCGCAGTCAATGGCGGTCGCCAAGCCTGGCTGTTTTCGCCTCGGGGCTACCGTGAGGAAGCTGCCGTGCTGGCCGACGCCGACGAACTCGACGCCGCCTTCGACCACCTCGATTACGCCGTCTTCCGACGCTTCACCAATACCCTCACCCGCGCTGAGCGGATTCGCCTTGATAATTCGATTGATAATGCGCTATTCAAAATTGAACGGTTTTTGACCAAACGCGCCCCGGACGATCCCTCCTCCGACCCGTCCTGGAAACGGTTCGAGGCGATCCGCGCCGAGGTGATCCATCGCCGCAACGAAGTGGAACAGCTGCGAATCCAGGCCCGACGCGCTGAGGAGAAGCTGGCCAGGCTCGCCAACCTGACCCCCGAGGCGTTCGAGGAGTTCGTCGCGGAAGTCTTCGAGTGCTTGGGCTTCCAGACCCGGGCCGTGGGCGGGGCGGACGATCAAGGGGTGGATTTGGTGTTGGAGCGTCAGGGCCTTAGAGCGATTGTTCAGTGCAAATATCGAGGCAAGGGGGTGGTCGGTTCGCCCGAGGTTCAGAAGCTTCTGGGCGCGGTCCATCGCACCGGCAGCCACAAAGGCTACTTCGTGACCACCAGCACCTTCACCCTGGCCGCCGAACGTCTAGCCGCCGATCAACCCCTGGAACTGATCGACGGCCCACGCCTCACCGAACTGATTCGCCAGGCGCTGGGACCAGGCGCGACCCGCGAACCCGAACCCCCCTGGTTCTGA